The Echinicola rosea genome has a segment encoding these proteins:
- a CDS encoding efflux RND transporter permease subunit: protein MHKLVQQIVAFSLRNTVLVFFAILLLVVAGIVSYTKTPIEAFPDVTNTRARIITQWPGRSAEEVEKFITLPISKVMNTVPKKTSVRSISLFGLSVVTIGFDQSDDFYAQQYVANKLQSVNLPDGADAEIEPPSGATGEIYRYVLRSNRPIKEITALHDWVVERELLAVPGIADIVSFGGEEKIYEIKINPTELANYDLSPLEVFEAVGNSNVNVGGDVVERGDQAYVVRGIGLLDHIDDIGNIIVEENQGTPVLVKHVASVELSAKPRLGQVGLQDEDDLVQGIVIMLRGENPNEVIGRLKEKITELNSRILPEDVKIEPFVDRTELVDITVNTVTKNLVEGIILVSIVVYIFLYNWRMTVIVASVIPLAFLFAIIMLKILGMPANLISMGSLDFGLLLEGTLVISETVFVSLERKAHHLGMERFNKISKSGIIKRSAGSVASYIFFALIILIVALMPIFSFQKVEGKMFTPLAYTLGFALLGSLILSLTYVPAMCKVMLTKDIVEKDNRITRGSREGLYRLYLWSAKNKKVTIAVFGGLLIASIIGFSRHGSEFLPKLNEGAIYARATLPNSVSLTESVRITKEMKEKVRSFEEVKFVLTQTGRPNDGTDPTGFFNIEFHVQLYPEGDWERDISKDELIGEIRKELSIYPGVVLGFSQPIQDNVEEYVAGVKSSLVVKIFGHDLFELEAYADQVAKSLEGVEGIEDLNVYKNIGLPELRIQLHDHKMARYGVNVADAQAVVSMAIGGQAATNFYEGERIFDVRVRYEENYRDNEDRIREILIPAMDGGKVPLKEIATVDFHTGPAFIYREDNSRYIGIGFSIEGRDLGSTIEEAKQRVAEKVDFPAHLTTVWAGEFESKERATRQLALIVPVSILLIMFLLYMNFQGNIKDTLVSFLTIPFAFIGGYLSLWLTGTTFGISAGIGFIILFGVATIDGIVLIGNIKQQLMDRVPLKEAIANGVYSRIRPILMIALMGAMGLLPAAMSTGMGSEVQKPLAIMIVGGLIVCMLLSLTVLPQVYYLVYRRDKNFH, encoded by the coding sequence ATGCATAAACTGGTCCAGCAAATTGTTGCTTTTTCCCTTAGAAATACCGTACTGGTCTTCTTTGCCATTCTACTGTTGGTAGTAGCAGGAATCGTTTCCTATACCAAAACCCCGATCGAGGCTTTCCCAGATGTGACCAATACGCGGGCACGGATCATTACCCAGTGGCCGGGAAGGAGTGCCGAAGAAGTCGAGAAGTTTATCACTCTGCCCATTTCAAAGGTGATGAACACGGTGCCAAAGAAGACTTCGGTAAGGTCCATTTCTTTATTTGGACTTTCCGTGGTCACTATCGGTTTTGATCAATCCGATGACTTTTACGCCCAACAGTATGTGGCCAATAAGCTACAGTCCGTAAACCTTCCGGATGGGGCGGATGCTGAAATAGAGCCGCCATCTGGAGCTACAGGAGAGATATACCGATATGTTTTGCGCAGCAATCGACCTATCAAGGAAATCACCGCATTGCATGACTGGGTGGTGGAAAGGGAATTGCTGGCTGTTCCGGGAATAGCCGACATTGTGAGTTTTGGAGGAGAGGAGAAGATCTATGAAATCAAGATCAATCCTACCGAACTGGCCAATTACGACCTTTCTCCGCTAGAGGTATTTGAAGCCGTGGGCAATAGTAATGTGAATGTAGGTGGGGATGTGGTCGAGCGTGGCGATCAGGCATATGTGGTTCGGGGGATAGGCTTATTGGATCATATTGATGATATCGGCAATATCATCGTCGAAGAAAACCAAGGAACCCCAGTGCTCGTCAAACATGTGGCTTCCGTAGAGCTCTCCGCCAAGCCCCGATTAGGGCAAGTGGGGCTTCAGGACGAAGACGATCTGGTCCAAGGTATCGTGATCATGCTCAGGGGGGAAAATCCCAATGAAGTGATTGGACGTCTGAAGGAAAAAATCACTGAACTCAACTCAAGGATACTTCCTGAAGATGTAAAAATTGAACCGTTTGTGGACCGGACAGAACTGGTGGACATCACGGTAAATACCGTGACCAAAAATTTGGTGGAAGGGATCATCCTGGTGTCCATTGTAGTCTACATATTCCTGTACAATTGGCGGATGACCGTAATCGTGGCCAGTGTCATTCCCTTGGCATTCCTTTTTGCGATCATCATGCTGAAAATCTTAGGAATGCCGGCCAATTTAATATCCATGGGCTCCTTGGATTTTGGTCTGCTGCTGGAAGGGACATTGGTGATTTCCGAAACAGTCTTCGTCAGCTTGGAGCGGAAGGCACACCACTTGGGCATGGAGCGGTTCAACAAGATTTCGAAATCCGGAATCATCAAAAGAAGTGCTGGCAGCGTAGCCTCATACATCTTTTTTGCCCTGATCATTTTGATCGTGGCCTTGATGCCCATATTCTCATTTCAAAAGGTGGAAGGCAAGATGTTTACCCCTTTGGCCTATACCTTGGGCTTTGCACTGCTTGGTTCCCTTATCCTTAGCCTTACCTATGTGCCGGCCATGTGTAAGGTCATGCTGACCAAGGACATTGTGGAGAAGGATAACCGAATTACCAGGGGAAGCAGGGAAGGATTGTACCGATTGTATTTATGGAGTGCCAAAAACAAAAAGGTGACCATCGCGGTGTTTGGAGGGTTGTTGATAGCGAGTATCATAGGGTTTTCAAGGCATGGATCCGAATTCCTGCCGAAATTGAATGAAGGGGCGATCTATGCCAGGGCAACGCTTCCCAATAGCGTAAGCCTCACCGAGTCCGTCAGGATCACCAAGGAAATGAAGGAAAAGGTACGGTCCTTTGAGGAGGTGAAGTTTGTGCTCACCCAGACGGGAAGGCCAAATGACGGTACCGACCCTACAGGCTTTTTTAACATCGAATTTCATGTTCAGCTGTATCCTGAGGGAGATTGGGAAAGGGACATCTCCAAAGATGAACTGATTGGAGAAATAAGAAAGGAGTTGTCTATATATCCCGGGGTCGTGCTCGGTTTTAGTCAACCCATTCAGGATAACGTAGAGGAATATGTCGCTGGGGTGAAAAGCTCTTTGGTCGTCAAAATATTCGGACATGACCTTTTCGAACTGGAAGCATATGCTGACCAAGTGGCCAAGTCCTTGGAAGGAGTTGAGGGCATTGAGGACCTGAATGTGTACAAGAATATTGGATTGCCAGAGCTTCGTATCCAACTGCACGACCATAAAATGGCGAGGTATGGCGTAAACGTGGCCGATGCTCAGGCAGTGGTGTCCATGGCCATCGGTGGACAAGCAGCTACCAATTTTTACGAGGGTGAAAGGATCTTTGATGTCCGTGTCAGGTATGAAGAAAATTACCGGGACAATGAGGACAGGATAAGAGAAATCCTTATACCTGCGATGGACGGGGGCAAGGTTCCCCTCAAGGAAATTGCCACGGTGGATTTCCATACGGGACCGGCTTTTATCTATCGGGAGGATAACAGCAGGTATATTGGAATCGGTTTCAGTATTGAAGGGCGGGATCTTGGTAGCACCATTGAAGAAGCCAAGCAACGCGTAGCGGAAAAAGTTGATTTCCCTGCGCACCTTACCACGGTATGGGCGGGAGAATTCGAAAGCAAGGAGCGTGCTACCAGGCAATTGGCCTTGATCGTACCCGTTTCCATTCTCTTGATCATGTTTTTGCTATACATGAATTTTCAAGGGAATATCAAGGATACCTTGGTGTCTTTCTTGACCATTCCATTTGCCTTCATTGGGGGCTACCTCTCCTTATGGTTGACGGGGACTACCTTTGGGATTTCGGCTGGAATCGGGTTTATCATCTTATTCGGAGTGGCCACCATTGATGGAATTGTCCTTATTGGAAATATCAAGCAGCAACTTATGGACCGTGTTCCATTGAAAGAGGCCATCGCCAATGGAGTTTATTCCAGGATCAGGCCAATTTTGATGATCGCATTGATGGGGGCAATGGGCCTGTTGCCTGCAGCAATGTCCACGGGAATGGGGTCGGAAGTCCAAAAACCATTGGCCATCATGATCGTGGGAGGGCTGATCGTATGCATGTTGCTTTCGTTGACCGTTCTGCCACAGGTTTACTACTTGGTTTACCGAAGGGACAAAAATTTTCATTGA
- a CDS encoding efflux RND transporter periplasmic adaptor subunit, with product MEVYRNIKNYRLLSVLLLSTLVACGPREMTKPDVQTPRLCLEGKLKEGTHLVRAEKVKIKESLPLTGKIEPDPDRVIHFTSLVSGVVTKTYFSLGEQVIAGQLLMDIVSPELSALQADKKRLESEIRVAKRQLEAKKSMFEDRLASESDFMEAESLQLSLEAELEKVNANLSLYRASPERSVFQVFAPSAGVVTAKNITAGMQIVADDTPLFTLADLDAVWAMVNIYAGNLSQIHIGMPAAVSSLSYPDDIFSGQIDHLSEIFQNQEKVLKGRVVLDNQNHRLKPGMVVDVTVANERDETAISIPSNALVFDNSTYYAVTYKDDCDLRVKNIQLLLMNEGIAYVKSGLEEGEQVVAANQLLIYEQLKNQLNH from the coding sequence ATGGAAGTGTACAGAAATATAAAAAATTATCGGCTTTTGTCCGTTTTGTTGTTGTCCACGCTAGTTGCTTGTGGTCCTCGGGAAATGACCAAACCTGATGTCCAAACCCCAAGGCTATGCTTGGAAGGAAAGCTCAAAGAAGGAACGCATCTGGTCAGGGCGGAGAAGGTGAAAATCAAAGAATCCCTGCCCTTGACGGGGAAAATAGAGCCTGATCCCGATAGGGTGATCCACTTTACAAGCCTTGTAAGCGGGGTGGTGACCAAAACCTATTTTTCCTTGGGAGAACAAGTAATAGCAGGCCAGTTGCTGATGGACATTGTCAGCCCAGAGCTTAGCGCCCTTCAAGCAGACAAAAAGCGATTGGAAAGTGAAATCAGGGTAGCAAAACGACAACTAGAAGCCAAAAAGTCAATGTTTGAGGACAGACTTGCCTCAGAAAGTGACTTCATGGAGGCAGAGAGCCTCCAGCTTTCACTTGAGGCTGAGTTGGAGAAAGTCAATGCTAATCTATCCCTATACCGCGCCAGTCCCGAACGGAGCGTCTTTCAGGTCTTCGCTCCTTCGGCTGGTGTGGTTACGGCTAAGAATATCACCGCTGGAATGCAGATTGTTGCCGATGACACCCCATTATTCACCTTGGCAGACTTGGATGCGGTATGGGCCATGGTCAATATTTATGCAGGTAACCTTTCCCAGATCCACATAGGAATGCCAGCAGCCGTTTCGTCCCTGTCTTACCCGGATGATATTTTTTCAGGACAGATTGATCACCTCTCGGAGATATTCCAAAATCAAGAAAAGGTGCTGAAAGGAAGGGTGGTGCTGGACAATCAAAACCACCGGCTGAAACCAGGAATGGTAGTGGATGTTACCGTGGCCAATGAACGGGACGAGACGGCCATCAGCATTCCCTCCAATGCCCTTGTTTTCGATAACAGCACCTACTACGCAGTCACCTATAAGGATGATTGTGACCTTCGCGTCAAGAACATCCAATTGCTATTGATGAACGAGGGAATAGCGTACGTTAAAAGTGGCTTAGAGGAAGGCGAACAAGTAGTGGCCGCTAACCAGCTCTTGATCTATGAACAGCTAAAAAACCAGCTTAACCACTAA
- a CDS encoding TolC family protein codes for MLTAIGVPSLRGQSLSNQVQADTLRMDRFSCEAYLLQNSVMILAEKLEIEKALAQKWQAQLWPNPSLEIDEVNLWASPAQLGYFGEELPPLVGGFGKNLQMSMALEQLVQTAGKRRKLIAVEEVAVHQSEAYFKDFLRELKQSFRELLNQWEYLERNKALLSGQYESLSQLKAAMGKQVTLGNTGKAEYVRLMAAQLELKKALFEKEEDLISLQQELSLLMNLPSGTILELVLEEGFPELEKIVLVTLGELENRALENRPDLRGALLEETMQEKQLTYEKAQRVPDLNLKVGYDRGGNFMLDFIGFGASIDLPFFNRNQGNIKRAQLHQQQAALRSQHKQATVLAEVRTAYLSLMKEIGFYQDIDGQYDEELDRLLDNYTRNFSERNISLVDYLDFLEAYLENKEILLDTKRSIKDKIETLQSTIHGDI; via the coding sequence ATGCTAACAGCGATTGGTGTCCCCAGTCTTCGGGGTCAATCGCTGTCAAATCAAGTCCAGGCTGATACCCTCAGGATGGACAGGTTTTCTTGTGAGGCTTATCTCCTCCAAAACAGCGTCATGATTTTGGCCGAAAAGCTGGAGATTGAAAAAGCACTCGCCCAAAAATGGCAGGCCCAACTGTGGCCCAATCCTAGTTTGGAAATCGATGAGGTAAACCTTTGGGCATCGCCTGCACAGCTGGGGTATTTTGGGGAGGAATTACCCCCTCTGGTAGGAGGATTTGGTAAAAACCTTCAAATGTCCATGGCGCTTGAACAGCTCGTTCAAACAGCAGGGAAGCGCAGAAAACTTATCGCGGTGGAGGAGGTTGCTGTCCACCAATCAGAGGCCTATTTCAAGGATTTTCTCAGAGAGCTCAAACAGTCCTTTAGGGAACTGCTTAACCAATGGGAGTATCTGGAAAGGAACAAGGCCCTTTTGTCAGGACAATATGAATCCCTCTCCCAGTTAAAAGCTGCCATGGGCAAGCAAGTAACCCTTGGAAATACCGGTAAAGCGGAGTATGTCCGGTTGATGGCTGCCCAATTGGAACTGAAGAAGGCCTTATTTGAAAAAGAGGAAGACCTGATTTCCTTACAGCAAGAACTTTCCCTACTCATGAACCTTCCCTCAGGAACCATACTGGAATTGGTGTTGGAGGAGGGCTTTCCAGAGCTTGAAAAAATAGTCCTGGTAACGCTTGGCGAATTAGAGAACAGGGCATTGGAAAACAGGCCGGACCTTAGAGGAGCCTTGCTGGAGGAAACGATGCAAGAAAAGCAGTTGACCTATGAAAAGGCTCAGCGGGTTCCAGACCTGAACCTCAAGGTAGGCTACGATAGAGGAGGGAACTTCATGCTGGATTTTATTGGATTTGGGGCAAGTATCGATCTGCCATTTTTTAACCGTAACCAGGGTAATATCAAGCGGGCACAGCTCCACCAACAGCAGGCTGCGCTTCGGTCACAACACAAACAAGCCACTGTTTTGGCTGAAGTGCGCACGGCATACCTTTCCCTGATGAAGGAAATTGGGTTCTATCAAGACATAGACGGACAATATGATGAGGAGCTGGATAGGCTGTTGGATAATTACACGAGAAATTTCAGTGAAAGGAATATCAGTCTGGTGGACTACTTGGATTTTTTGGAAGCCTATCTCGAAAACAAGGAAATCCTTCTGGATACCAAAAGGTCTATCAAAGACAAAATCGAAACATTGCAATCAACCATTCACGGGGATATTTAA